Proteins co-encoded in one Xiphophorus couchianus chromosome 16, X_couchianus-1.0, whole genome shotgun sequence genomic window:
- the LOC114160520 gene encoding myosin heavy chain, fast skeletal muscle isoform X1 — protein sequence MSTDAEMEAYGPAAIYLRKPEKERIEAQTAPFDAKTAYFVVDPDDMYVKGKLVKKEGGKATVETDGGKTVTVKEDDIHPRNPPKFDKIEDMAMMTHLNEPCVLYNLKDRFASWMIYTYSGLFCVVVNPYKWLPVYDAVVVAGYRGKKRIEAPPHIFSVSDNAYQFMLTDRENQSILITGESGAGKTVNTKRVIQYFATVAMTGSKKAEQASGKMQGSLEDQIIAANPLLEAYGNAKTVRNDNSSRFGKFIRIHFGTSGKLASADIETYLLEKSRVTFQLSAERSYHIFYQLMTGHKPELLEALLITTNPYDYHMISQGEVTVKSINDVEEFIATDTAIDILGFTGDEKFNIYKLTGAVMHHGNMKFKQKQREEQAEPDGTEVADKIAYLLGLNSADMLKALCYPRVKVGNEMVTKGQTVPQVNNAVSALCKSVYEKMFLWMVIRINEMLDTKQARAFFIGVLDIAGFEIFDFNSLEQLCINFTNEKLQQFFNHHMFVLEQEEYKKEGIDWEFIDFGMDLAACIELIEKPMGIFSILEEECMFPKASDTTFKNKLNDQHLGKSKAYEKPKPGKGKAEAHFSLVHYAGTVDYNITGWLDKNKDPLNDSVVQLYQKSANKLLCLLYVTHASSDEAGGGKKGGKKKGGSFQTVSALFRENLGKLMTNLRSTHPHFVRCLIPNESKTPGLMENFLVIHQLRCNGVLEGIRICRKGFPSRILYGDFKQRYKVLNASVIPEGQFIDNKKASEKLLGSIDVDHTQYKFGHTKVFFKAGLLGTLEEMRDEKLAELVTMTQALCRGYVMRKEFVKMMERREAIYSIQYNIRSFMNVKNWPWMTLYFKIKPLLKSAETEKELQNMKENYEKMKTDLATALAKKKELEEKMVSMLQEKNDLQLQVAAEVENLSDAEERCEGLIKSKIQLEAKLKETSERLEDEEEINAELTAKKRKLEDECSELKKDIDDLELTLAKVEKEKHATENKVKNLTEEMATQDEAIAKLSKEKKALQEAHQQTLDDLQAEEDKVNTLTKAKTKLEQQVDDLEGSLEQEKKLRMDLERAKRKLEGDLKLAQESIMDLENDKQQSDEKIKKKDFEISQLLSKIEDEQSLGAQLQKKIKELQARIEELEEEIEAERSARAKVEKQRADLSRELEEISERLEEAGGATAAQIEMNKKREAEFQKLRRDLEESTLQHESTAAALRKKQADSVAELGEQIDNLQRVKQKLEKEKSEYKMEIDDLSSNMEAVAKSKGNLEKMCRTLEDQLSEIKSKNDENVRQLNDINAQKARLQTENGEFARQLEEKEALVSQLTRGKQAFTQQIEELKRHIEEEVKAKNALAHAVQSARHDCDLLREQFEEEQEAKAELQRGMSKANSEVAQWRSKYETDAIQRTEELEEAKKKLAQRLQEAEESIEAVNSKCASLEKTKQRLQGEVEDLMTDVERANSLAANLDKKQRNFDKVLAEWKQKYEESQAELEGAQKEARSLSTEMFKMKNSYEEALDQLETMKRENKNLQQEISDLTEQIGETGKTIHELEKAKKTLDSEKSEIQAALEEAEGTLEHEEAKILRVQLELNQVKSEIDRKLAEKDEEMEQIKRNSQRVIDSMQSTLDAEIRSRNDALRVKKKMEGDLNEMEIQLSHANRQAAEAQKQLRNVQGQLKDAQLHLDDALRGQEDMKEQVAMVERRNGLMVAEIEELRAALEQTERARKVAEQELVDASERVGLLHSQNTSLLNTKKKLEADLVQVQGEVEDAVQEARNAEEKAKKAITDAAMMAEELKKEQDTSAHLERMKKNLEITVKDLQHRLDEAENLAMKGGKKQLQKLEQRVRELESEVEGEQRRGAEAVKGVRKYERRVKELTYQTEEDKKNLVRLQDLVDKLQLKVKSYKRQAEEAEEQANTHMSRLRKVQHEMEEAQERADIAESQVNKLRAKSRDAGKSDSAE from the exons ATGAGCACGGATGCAGAGATGGAGGCCTATGGCCCTGCGGCCATATATCTCCGCAAGCCGGAAAAGGAGAGGATTGAGGCTCAGACTGCTCCATTTGATGCTAAAACAGCTTACTTTGTGGTGGATCCTGATGACATGTATGTCAAGGGTAAACTTGTGAAGAAAGAAGGTGGCAAAGCCACTGTTGAGACAGATGGAGGCAAG aCTGTAACAGTCAAAGAGGATGATATTCATCCCAGGAATCCTCCAAAGTTTGACAAAATTGAGGATATGGCCATGATGACCCACCTCAACGAGCCTTGTGTGTTGTATAACCTCAAAGATCGGTTTGCGTCTTGGATGATCTAT ACTTACTCTGGCTTGTTTTGTGTCGTTGTGAACCCCTATAAGTGGCTCCCAGTGTACGATGCTGTTGTTGTAGCAGGATACAGAGGCAAGAAGAGGATTGAGGCACCCCCTCACATCTTCTCTGTCTCTGACAATGCCTATCAGTTCATGCTCACAG aTCGTGAGAACCAGTCCATCCTCATCAc TGGAGAATCCGGAGCTGGGAAGACTGTAAACACCAAGCGTGTCATCCAGTACTTTGCAACAGTTGCAATGACTGGATCTAAGAAGGCAGAACAAGCTTCAGGAAAAATGCAG ggTTCACTGGAGGATCAAATCATTGCAGCAAACCCTCTGCTGGAGGCCTATGGTAATGCCAAAACTGTGAGGAATGACAACTCCTCTCGCTTT GGTAAATTCATCAGAATCCATTTCGGAACCAGTGGCAAGCTGGCCTCAGCAGATATTGAAACat atCTGCTGGAGAAGTCCCGTGTCACCTTCCAGCTGTCTGCTGAGAGGAGCTACCACATCTTCTATCAGCTGATGACAGGCCACAAGCCTGAGCTGCTAG AGGCTCTATTGATCACTACCAATCCCTATGACTATCATATGATCAGTCAGGGTGAGGTGACTGTCAAGAGCATAAATGATGTGGAGGAGTTCATTGCAACAGAT ACTGCAATTGATATCTTGGGTTTCACTGGTGATGAGAAGTTTAACATCTACAAGCTCACTGGTGCTGTGATGCATCATGGCAACATGAAGTTCAAGCAGAAGCAGCGTGAGGAGCAGGCTGAACCAGATGGCACTGAGG TGGCTGATAAAATCGCCTACCTCCTGGGTCTGAACTCAGCTGATATGCTAAAGGCTCTGTGCTACCCAAGAGTCAAAGTCGGAAATGAGATGGTCACCAAAGGTCAGACCGTCCCACAG GTGAACAACGCTGTCAGCGCTCTGTGCAAGTCTGTCTATGAGAAAATGTTCTTGTGGATGGTCATCCGTATCAATGAGATGTTGGACACAAAGCAGGCGAGAGCCTTCTTCATTGGAGTCTTGGACATTGCTGGCTTTGAGATCTTTGAT TTCAACAGCTTGGAGCAGCTCTGCATCAACTTCACCAATGAGAAACTGCAACAGTTCTTCAACCACCACATGTTTGTCCTGGAGCAAGAGGAGTACAAGAAGGAAGGCATTGATTGGGAGTTCATTGACTTTGGCATGGACTTGGCTGCTTGCATTGAGCTTATTGAGAAG CCAATGGGCATCTTCTCCATCCTTGAAGAGGAGTGCATGTTCCCCAAAGCGTCTGACACAACTTTCAAGAACAAGCTGAACGATCAGCATCTTGGCAAGAGTAAAGCCTATGAGAAACCCAAGCCTGGAAAGGGCAAAGCTGAGGCTCATTTCTCCCTGGTTCACTATGCTGGTACAGTGGACTACAACATCACTGGCTGGCTGGACAAGAACAAGGACCCACTGAACGATTCTGTGGTTCAGCTCTACCAGAAGTCTGCAAACAAACTGCTTTGTCTTCTCTATGTAACTCATGCTTCATCAGATG agGCTGGTGGTGGCAAGAAGGGTGGCAAGAAGAAGGGTGGTTCCTTCCAAACTGTGTCTGCTCTTTTCAGG GAGAACTTGGGCAAGCTGATGACCAACTTGAGGAGCACTCATCCTCACTTTGTGCGTTGTCTGATTCCCAATGAGTCAAAGACTCCAG GTCTTATGGAGAACTTCTTGGTCATCCACCAGCTGAGGTGTAATGGTGTGCTGGAGGGCATCAGAATCTGCAGAAAGGGCTTCCCCAGCAGAATCCTCTACGGTGACTTCAAGCAGAG ATACAAAGTATTGAATGCCAGTGTTATCCCTGAGGGACAGTTTATTGACAATAAGAAGGCTTCAGAGAAGCTGCTGGGCTCCATTGATGTGGACCACACTCAGTACAAGTTTGGACACACTAAG GTGTTCTTCAAAGCTGGTCTGCTGGGTACTCTTGAGGAGATGAGAGATGAGAAACTGGCTGAGCTGGTTACCATGACTCAGGCCCTCTGCAGAGGATATGTCATGAGGAAGGAGTTTGTGAAAATGATGGAGAGAAG AGAGGCTATCTATTCCATCCAATACAACATCCGTTCATTCATGAATGTCAAGAACTGGCCATGGATGACCCTGTACTTCAAGATCAAGCCTCTGCTGAAGAGTGCTGAGACTGAGAAGGAGTTGCAGAATATGAAGGAGAACTATGAAAAGATGAAGACAGACTTGGCTACTGCTTTGGCCAAAAAGAAGGAATTGGAGGAGAAAATGGTCTCTATGCTCCAGGAGAAGAATGACTTGCAGCTCCAAGTAGCAGCT GAAGTTGAGAATCTCTCAGATGCAGAGGAAAGGTGTGAAGGGCTGATTAAGAGCAAGATCCAGCTTGAGGCCAAACTCAAGGAGACAAGTGAGAGActggaggatgaagaggaaatCAATGCTGAGCTGACTGCCAAgaagaggaagctggaggaTGAATGCTCTGAGCTGAAGAAGGACATTGATGACTTAGAGCTCACCTTGGCTAAAGTGGAGAAGGAGAAACATGCCACTGAAAACAAG GTGAAAAACCTGACAGAGGAGATGGCAACTCAGGATGAGGCCATTGCCAAGCTGTCCAAGGAGAAGAAAGCCCTCCAAGAGGCCCATCAGCAAACACTGGATGATCTCCAGGCAGAGGAAGACAAAGTCAACACTCTGACCAAGGCCAAGACAAAGCTGGAACAACAAGTGGACGAT CTTGAGGGCTCATTGGAGCAAGAGAAGAAACTCCGTATGGACCTTGAAAGAGCCAAGAGAAAGCTTGAAGGAGATCTGAAATTGGCTCAGGAATCCATTATGGATCTGGAGAATGACAAGCAGCAGTCTGATGAAAAGATCAAGAA AAAGGACTTTGAAATCAGCCAGCTTCTCAGCAAGATTGAGGATGAGCAGTCCCTTGGAGCTCAGCTTCAGAAGAAGATCAAGGAACTCCAG GCTCGCATTGAGGAGCTGGAAGAGGAGATTGAGGCTGAGAGGTCTGCACGTGCTAAAGTAGAGAAGCAGAGAGCTGACCTCTCCAGGGAGCTTGAGGAGATCAGCGAGAGGCTTGAGGAGGCTGGTGGAGCCACAGCTGCTCAGATTGAGATGAACAAGAAGCGTGAGGCTGAGTTCCAGAAGCTGCGTCGTGACCTTGAAGAGTCCACCCTGCAGCATGAATCTACCGCTGCAGCTCTCCGCAAGAAGCAGGCCGACAGCGTTGCTGAGCTGGGAGAGCAGATCGACAATCTGCAGCGTGTCAAGCAGAAGTTGGAGAAGGAGAAGAGTGAGTACAAGATGGAGATTGATGACCTGTCCAGCAACATGGAGGCTGTCGCCAAATCCAAG GGCAACTTGGAGAAAATGTGCAGAACTCTTGAGGACCAACTTAGTGAaatcaaatctaaaaatgaTGAGAATGTCCGCCAGCTGAATGATATTAATGCACAGAAAGCAAGACTCCAGACAGAGAATG GTGAGTTTGCTCGCCAGCTTGAGGAAAAAGAAGCTCTTGTTTCTCAGCTGACAAGAGGCAAGCAGGCTTTCACTCAGCAGATTGAGGAGCTCAAGAGACACATTGAGGAGGAAGTGAAG GCCAAGAATGCCCTGGCCCATGCTGTTCAATCAGCCCGCCATGACTGTGATCTGCTCAGAGAGCAGTttgaggaggagcaggaggccAAGGCTGAGCTACAGAGAGGCATGTCTAAGGCGAACAGTGAGGTGGCTCAGTGGAGGTCCAAATATGAGACTGATGCCATCCAGCGCActgaggagctggaggaggccaA GAAAAAGCTTGCCCAGCGCTTGCAGGAGGCTGAGGAATCCATTGAGGCTGTGAACTCCAAGTGTGCCTCTTTGGAGAAGACCAAGCAGAGGCTCCAAGGTGAGGTGGAGGACCTCATGACAGATGTGGAGAGAGCTAATTCTCTGGCTGCCAACCTTGACAAGAAGCAGAGGAACTTTGACAAG GTCTTGGCAGAATGGAAGCAGAAGTATGAAGAGAGCCAGGCTGAGCTGGAAGGAGCCCAAAAGGAGGCCCGCTCCCTGAGCACTGAGATGTTCAAGATGAAGAACTCCTATGAAGAGGCTCTGGACCAATTGGAGACCATGAAGAGAGAGAACAAGAACCTACAGC AGGAGATCTCAGATTTGACCGAACAGATTGGTGAGACTGGTAAGACCATCCATGAGTTGGAGAAGGCTAAAAAGACTCTGGATTCTGAGAAGTCTGAAATTCAAGCTGCATTAGAAGAAGCCGAG GGCACTCTGGAACATGAAGAGGCCAAGATTCTCCGCGTCCAGCTGGAGCTCAACCAGGTCAAGAGTGAAATTGACAGGAAGCTGGCAGAGAAGGATGAAGAAATGGAGCAGATCAAGAGAAACAGCCAGAGGGTGATTGACTCAATGCAGAGCACTCTTGATGCTGAGATCAGGAGCAGGAATGATGCTCTGAGAGTCAAGAAGAAGATGGAAGGAGACCTGAATGAGATGGAGATCCAGCTGAGCCACGCCAACAGGCAGGCTGCCGAGGCCCAGAAACAACTGAGGAATGTCCAGGGACAACTCAAG gaTGCCCAACTGCACCTTGATGATGCCCTCAGAGGACAGGAAGACATGAAGGAGCAGGTGGCCATGGTGGAGCGCAGGAACGGTCTGATGGTAGCTGAGATTGAGGAGCTGAGAGCCGCTCTGGAGCAAACAGAGAGAGCACGTAAAGTGGCCGAGCAGGAGTTGGTTGATGCCAGTGAGCGTGTTGGACTGCTGCACTCTCAG AACACCAGCCTTCTGAACACCAAGAAGAAGCTGGAAGCTGATCTGGTCCAGGTTCAGGGTGAGGTGGAGGATGCTGTTCAGGAGGCCAGAAACGCTGAGGAGAAGGCCAAAAAGGCTATCACTGAT GCTGCCATGATGGCTGAGGAGCTGAAGAAGGAGCAGGACACCAGTGCTCACCTGGAGAGGATGAAGAAGAACCTCGAGATTACAGTCAAGGACCTGCAGCACCGCCTGGATGAGGCTGAGAACCTCGCCATGAAGGGTGGCAAGAAGCAGCTCCAGAAACTGGAGCAGAGG GTTCGTGAACTTGAGTCTGAGGTTGAAGGGGAGCAGAGACGTGGAGCCGAAGCTGTTAAAGGAGTCCGCAAATATGAAAGGAGAGTTAAGGAGTTGACCTACCAG ACTGAGGAGGACAAGAAGAATTTGGTCAGACTTCAGGACCTGGTTGATAAGCTCCAGCTCAAGGTCAAGTCTTACAAGAGACAGGCTGAGGAAGCT GAGGAACAAGCCAACACCCACATGTCTAGGCTCAGGAAGGTCCAGCATGAGATGGAGGAAGCTCAGGAGCGTGCTGACATCGCTGAGTCTCAGGTCAACAAGCTCAGAGCCAAGAGCCGTGATGCTGGAAAG TCGGATTCAGCAGAGTAA